From Streptomyces sp. NBC_00690, a single genomic window includes:
- a CDS encoding class I SAM-dependent DNA methyltransferase has translation MTWNGDEYQARFDRIAADGQDVHGEATMVRSFEPTTVLDAGCGTGRVAIELARYGIAVTGVDVDESMLAVARRQAPEIRWHQHDLADLNLGLLFDVVVMAGNVPLFTSPGTESALVAGVAGHVGPGGRLIAGFSLDRGYSLDDYDAHCRAAGLSLEARYATWSRATYEGGMYAVSVHRKP, from the coding sequence ATGACGTGGAACGGTGACGAGTATCAGGCCAGGTTCGACCGCATCGCCGCCGACGGACAGGACGTCCATGGTGAAGCCACGATGGTCCGGTCCTTCGAGCCCACCACCGTCCTTGACGCGGGCTGCGGCACCGGTCGGGTCGCCATCGAGCTGGCCCGCTACGGAATCGCCGTGACCGGTGTGGACGTGGACGAGTCGATGCTCGCCGTCGCCCGGCGTCAGGCGCCGGAGATCCGCTGGCATCAGCATGACCTGGCCGATCTCAACCTGGGACTGTTGTTTGACGTCGTGGTGATGGCCGGCAATGTCCCCCTGTTCACCTCGCCGGGTACGGAATCGGCCCTGGTGGCCGGGGTGGCGGGCCACGTCGGTCCGGGTGGCCGTCTCATTGCGGGCTTCTCCCTCGACCGCGGATACTCGCTGGACGACTACGACGCCCACTGTCGCGCGGCGGGACTTTCCCTTGAGGCCAGATACGCCACTTGGTCCCGGGCCACCTATGAGGGCGGGATGTACGCGGTTTCAGTCCACCGCAAGCCCTGA
- a CDS encoding type III effector protein: MTAAKRPSTTSANVHSPSSFLAAAAALAVIDDALRHAQHEAPDAAGPGPEQALASLVLLRQVREQLAGWETGLIETAREAGASWADLARPLGVASRQAAERRYLRGRPGAVGTTGEQRVTATRQARAAERATVTWARANAADLRRLAGQITALAHLTPEARSAQAALHAALGATDAAELIAPLTGMRPYLDAHHTDLVTCMDALDDRLTLTAADDA; the protein is encoded by the coding sequence GTGACCGCAGCCAAGCGGCCGTCCACGACCAGCGCCAATGTCCACAGTCCGTCGTCCTTCCTCGCCGCCGCGGCGGCCCTTGCCGTCATAGACGACGCCCTGCGCCATGCCCAGCACGAGGCTCCCGACGCTGCTGGCCCCGGTCCCGAGCAGGCGCTGGCCTCCCTCGTGCTGCTGCGGCAGGTACGCGAGCAGCTCGCCGGCTGGGAAACCGGCCTGATCGAAACCGCCCGCGAGGCGGGCGCCAGCTGGGCCGATCTCGCTCGCCCCCTCGGCGTTGCCAGCCGCCAGGCGGCCGAACGCCGATACCTTCGTGGCCGACCCGGCGCCGTCGGCACTACCGGAGAGCAGCGTGTGACAGCCACCCGCCAGGCCAGGGCCGCTGAACGCGCCACTGTCACCTGGGCCCGCGCCAACGCCGCCGACCTGCGCCGTCTCGCCGGACAGATCACCGCGCTCGCCCACCTGACGCCCGAAGCGCGCTCAGCTCAGGCCGCACTGCATGCCGCCCTCGGCGCCACCGACGCCGCCGAGCTCATTGCTCCTCTGACCGGCATGCGCCCCTACCTCGATGCCCACCACACCGACCTCGTCACCTGCATGGACGCCCTCGACGACCGGCTCACGTTGACGGCAGCCGACGATGCCTGA
- a CDS encoding VOC family protein, with product MAIQRMDNVGIVVDDMDAAIAFFVELGMELEGRAEVKGLVADQCTGLDGVRCDIAMVRTPDGHSRLELAKYRSPDVISAGPRDRPHNILGTHRVMFAVDDIEDTVARLRPHGAELVGEIARFEDSYLLCYIRGPEGIIVGLAEQLR from the coding sequence ATGGCGATTCAGCGGATGGACAACGTCGGCATCGTCGTCGATGACATGGATGCCGCCATCGCGTTCTTCGTGGAACTCGGTATGGAACTGGAGGGCAGGGCGGAGGTCAAGGGGCTCGTCGCCGATCAGTGCACCGGACTTGACGGCGTCCGCTGTGACATTGCGATGGTCCGGACCCCGGATGGTCACAGCCGACTTGAGCTGGCGAAGTACCGTAGCCCCGACGTGATCAGCGCCGGGCCGCGCGATCGGCCGCACAACATTCTGGGCACGCACCGCGTCATGTTCGCCGTCGACGACATCGAGGACACCGTTGCCCGCCTGCGCCCTCACGGCGCCGAACTCGTCGGCGAGATCGCCCGGTTCGAAGACAGCTATCTGCTCTGCTACATCCGCGGCCCGGAGGGCATCATCGTCGGTCTGGCCGAGCAACTGCGCTGA
- the thrS gene encoding threonine--tRNA ligase, producing MYDHRKLGRELDLFDTDPLIGAGLPYWLPDGATVRHTLEEYIRTAEQRAGYQHVYSPVLGKRELYEISGHWAHYSADMFPPMALGGEQVVLRPSLCPHHAVIYRSRSHSYRELPLRMAELGGMYRSELSGVLGGLTRVRAIQLNDAHIFCTLEQVAGEAQAALEMIRRAYEALGITPTRYRLSLPGPGGKYVAAPEKWQRSTALLTDVLDRSGLPYEAAEAEAAFYGPKIDVQVTDGAGRESTLSTVQVDFHQPEQFDLHYIGADGAKHRPVMVHRSIIGSVERAVAHLIEQHGGAFPGWLAPTQLVILPISDTELPNAEALARRCASSGLRAEIAGPDRGTLGARIREARLVPYQAVIGAKEAADDHVALRLRDGRRLDPQPVSEALTRISALIGTHSTDLWVDTAV from the coding sequence GTGTATGACCACCGCAAACTGGGCCGCGAACTTGACCTGTTCGACACTGACCCGCTGATCGGCGCGGGCCTACCGTACTGGCTGCCCGACGGCGCGACCGTACGGCACACTCTGGAGGAGTACATCCGCACAGCCGAGCAGCGGGCGGGCTACCAGCACGTGTATTCACCGGTCCTCGGCAAGCGGGAGCTGTACGAGATCTCCGGGCACTGGGCGCACTACAGCGCCGACATGTTTCCCCCGATGGCGCTCGGCGGTGAGCAGGTCGTCCTGCGGCCCAGTCTGTGCCCTCACCACGCAGTGATCTATCGCTCCCGCTCCCACAGCTACCGCGAACTGCCCCTGCGCATGGCCGAGCTGGGTGGCATGTACCGCTCGGAGCTCTCGGGCGTGCTCGGCGGGCTGACCCGGGTGCGTGCCATCCAGCTCAACGACGCGCACATCTTCTGCACCCTGGAACAGGTCGCCGGGGAGGCGCAGGCGGCGCTGGAGATGATTCGCCGGGCGTACGAGGCGCTCGGCATCACTCCGACCCGTTACCGGCTCTCCCTCCCGGGGCCCGGTGGCAAGTACGTTGCCGCCCCTGAGAAGTGGCAACGGTCCACCGCCCTGCTGACTGACGTCCTCGACCGTTCCGGCCTGCCCTACGAGGCAGCCGAGGCAGAGGCCGCGTTCTACGGCCCCAAGATCGACGTCCAGGTCACCGACGGCGCTGGCCGGGAGTCCACCCTGTCCACTGTCCAGGTCGACTTCCACCAGCCCGAGCAGTTCGACCTGCACTACATCGGCGCGGACGGTGCCAAGCACCGCCCGGTCATGGTCCACCGCAGCATCATCGGCAGTGTGGAGCGAGCCGTCGCCCATCTCATCGAACAGCACGGTGGTGCCTTCCCCGGCTGGCTGGCCCCCACTCAGCTGGTGATCCTGCCGATCTCCGACACCGAACTGCCCAACGCCGAAGCCCTCGCCCGGCGATGTGCGAGCTCCGGGCTGCGTGCCGAGATTGCAGGACCGGACCGCGGCACCCTGGGCGCGCGTATCCGAGAGGCGCGACTGGTTCCCTACCAAGCCGTCATCGGCGCCAAGGAGGCCGCTGACGATCACGTCGCACTGCGCCTGCGTGACGGCCGCCGACTCGACCCACAGCCGGTCAGCGAGGCACTCACCCGTATCAGTGCTCTCATCGGGACCCACAGCACCGACCTGTGGGTCGACACTGCCGTGTAG